One Melitaea cinxia chromosome 20, ilMelCinx1.1, whole genome shotgun sequence DNA segment encodes these proteins:
- the LOC123663405 gene encoding luciferin 4-monooxygenase-like, which produces MAQWHPRSDAVHWYMQEVSSRLVAKSGIPSDRHHLGKLIFQSFQDNPDFILQIDGGTGETETFGSALRRSVQCASAFKKLGLKQGDVIVLMAPNHIHLTIPMYAAFYLGVAVAGISAANSVYELRHTFSCNQPNMVFCQSERAKDVRSVIRDLNLETQVVTFDEGDESLSFSDLLKKGDDATVNNFKVADFDSAETLALLVATSGTTGLPKLAAVTHKNFAISVPYMWITFNKFPTPTRLSTTFSPIQWYSALFQFVFSPILKVTRLQSSTPITQDHAYYLINNYRPTFGVFSPNMLETFLKDDGSNKCDFSCFETIMIGGSFVRPGLIERIRKITPKTKFLVGFGISEISGIAFNYDGNLPSSLGKPLQNMEHRLVDPETLKDVTQPNVSGELWLRGPGIFKGYYNNPKATEQVLIQDGWFRTGDIMYRDENSNFYFVERLKLMLKYRSHQISPLEIENVIAKHPGVFEVAVTSIPDVEHGDLPVAFIVPRDNCEISAEKIKHLVKESLSDPNQLRGGVVFRKELPLTPSSKLDRKKLAAMAMSLVKS; this is translated from the exons ATGGCGCAGTGGCATCCCAGAAGTGACGCTGTCCATTGGTATATGCAAGAAGTGAGTTCGCGATTGGTGGCGAAGAGCGGTATACCCAGCGATAGGCACCATCTgggaaaattaatttttcaaagcTTTCAAGACAATccagattttattttacag ATAGATGGCGGTACAGGTGAAACAGAGACATTCGGCTCTGCTTTACGAAGATCAGTTCAGTGTGCTTCTGCGTTCAAAAAATTAGGGCTGAAACAAGGAGATGTCATTGTACTGATGGCTCCGAACCACATCCATCTCACGATTCCCATGTATGCTGCATTTTATCTCGGAGTAGCTGTTGCTGGTATTAGTGCGGCGAACAGTGTTT ATGAATTACGGCATACATTTAGCTGCAACCAACCCAATATGGTGTTTTGTCAAAGCGAGAGGGCAAAAGACGTTCGTTCAGTAATACGAGATTTAAATCTTGAGACACAGGTTGTTACTTTTGACGAGGGTGATGAAAGCTTAAGCTTTAGTGACCTCCTTAAGAAGGGGGATGATGCAACTgtcaataattttaa GGTTGCTGATTTCGACTCAGCGGAGACACTAGCGTTATTAGTAGCGACCAGCGGAACAACAGGGCTACCAAAATTAGCAGCCGTTACTCACAAAAACTTTGCTATTTCTGTGCCATATATGtg GATTACATTTAACAAGTTTCCCACGCCCACTCGACTATCTACAACATTTTCTCCTATTCAGTGGTATTCAGCGCTGTTCCAATTCGTCTTCTCACCGATCTTAAAGGTCACTAGACTGCAATCATCAACACCGATAACTCAAGACCATGCTTACTACCTCATAAATAATTACaga CCAACTTTCGGAGTGTTTAGTCCGAACATGCTGGAGACTTTCCTGAAAGACGACGGTAGTAACAAATGCGACTTCTCGTGCTTCGAAACTATTATGATCGGCGGAAGTTTCGTTCGTCCTGGTCTAATTGAACGTATAAGG aaaattactccaaaaacaaaatttcttgTAGGTTTCGGTATCAGCGAAATATCAGGCATCGCTTTCAATTATGACGGAAACCTGCCAAGTTCCCTTGGGAAACCTCTGCAAAACATGGAACATaga TTAGTTGATCCTGAAACGTTAAAAGACGTAACCCAACCTAATGTTTCTGGTGAACTTTGGTTGAGAGGGCCGGGTATATTTAAG GGCTATTACAACAATCCAAAAGCGACAGAACAAGTTCTCATTCAAGACGGCTGGTTTAGAACTGGAGACATCATGTACAGAGACGAAAACTCAAATTTCTATTTTGTCGAGAGGCTGAAACTGATGTTGAAATACAGAAGTCACCag ATTTCACCGCTAGAAATAGAAAATGTTATAGCTAAACATCCAGGAGTCTTCGAAGTGGCTGTTACGAGTATACCTGACGTAGAACATGGCGATCTACCGGTCGCTTTTATTGTGCCACGTGATAACTGCGAGATATCAGCTGAAAAAATCAAACACTTAGTTAAAG